The genomic DNA GATGGTTCGGTGGGCCGCCGCCGTGAATCGAACTCGTTCAGGAGCGCCCACTCACGTCGCGCGGAGGCGCCGACGGTGGACCGTGGACGGCGCGCTGGTCGCGACGCTGACGGGGCGCCCGGTTGGACACTCACGTCCGTTGCGGGGGGGCGTGCATGGCCGAGGCATGCCCCCTTCCTCGTTCAAGCGGAGCGGCTAGTCCACGGCGTGACTAGATTACGGTCTCACCGAGACGAAAGCCCACAAGGCAGCCGCCATCGCCCGAGAAGGAAAGTAGCGTTTTCCATCCCGAGTCATCGCCCGTCGTGTAGTACTTCGCCGCGTTGGGTGCGCCCGCGGGCGACGAACTGAACAATTCGATCTTCGGGTAGTAGGAACGCGCTGAATTCAGATCCTCGCACTTCTGCGTCGTGACCTCGAAGTGTGCGAACGACTGTCCGGGGATCTCCACCAGGGACACCCGCTGGGCTGTCATCCCCCCACCGATAGCGAAGCTGCCGACTGTTTCATACCTATTGGGAGTCTCAGTGGATTGCAGGTCAATATTGGCGCGAGACTTGATCTTATCCCTGGTCAGTGGAGAGCTCTCACGCCAGGCGTTGATAGCGCTCCACGGCTCGTGGGTTCCACCGGATGGTGACGGCGTCTGAACCGGTGTTGCGCTACTGTCACATCCCGCAACGGAATTTATCGCAATCAAAGCGACAACCGCTCCCACGACTCGTCTGATCATCATTTGTTGCACCCTGTCGTATAGTAGTCTCGGTAGTTGGTAGGTATTTTCGGGCATGTCGATACGTATGCATTCTCCCTGAAATGTCTCCCGATGACCGTCGCCGAATACTGGTCTGTCAACAATCCCGCATCGACATCCGCCACCATCAGCTTCCAATTGTTTGCGATCGTGGGATTCTCGGAAAACGAGAACCCGACAGCCTCCTCGCCGCGCGACCAATATTTGCTACTTCGAATCGAAAGGTAACACAAACCAAGACTTCGCACTAGTAAATTGAGGTGGGAGAACGATCCGCGGCGACGACTACGGGTGGGTGACGCGCCGCACAACTTCCGGGACACCGCGGCGACGCGGCCGCGCAGCTCGGGGGCACACGGATGCGAAGACCACGCGAGCGCACTACATCGAGTTGTCGTCGCTCGCGCCGGACGCGACAGCGGCGTTGGATCGGCGACAGAGAACGACGAGCCGGCGTCGCCGACGAGCGCAACGTAACGATGCGACGGTCGTGCGCGATACACCGGACGACAACCACACCCCGATCAGTCGTGCGCGACGCCGTCCGGTGCTGCCCGCGTGCCATCGCGGCCCCGGACCGGTGCAGCAGCGACGATCCCGAGCTCAGGAGGGACCAGCTTTGCGCTGCGGAACCGTACTCGCCGACCGCTACGAGCTCCTCCGGCTCATCGCCACCGGTGGCATGGGCCAGGTGTGGGAGGCGATGGACACGCGGCTCGACCGCCGCGTGGCGGTCAAGGTGCTCAAAGCCGAATTCTCCGAGGACCAGGAGTTCCTCGCCCGCTTCCGCAACGAGGCCCGCACCACCGCCGCCCTCAACCACCCCGGCATCGCCGGCGTCTACGACTACGGCGAGACCGCCGACCAGACCGGCGGCGCACCACTGGCGTACCTCGTCATGGAACTCGTCAACGGCGAACCCCTCAACGCCGTCCTGAGCCGCCTCGGCCACCTCAGCCAGGCCCAGGCCCTCGACCTCCTCGAACAGACCGGCCGCGCCCTCCAGGTCGCCCACACCGCGGGCCTGGTGCACCGCGACGTCAAACCCGGCAACATCCTCATCACCCCCACCGGGCAGGTGAAGATCACCGACTTCGGCATCGCCAAGGCCGTCGACGCCGCACCCGTCACCAAGACCGGCATGGTCATGGGCACCGCCCAGTACATCTCCCCCGAACAGGCCTCCGGCGAAGACGCCACCGCCGCCTCCGACGTCTACTCCCTCGGTGTCGTCGGCTACGAATGCCTGACGGGCCACCCGCCGTTCACGGCGGAAACAGCTGTCGCCCTGTGCGTTCAGCACATCCGTGACGAGCCGCCCGCGCTGCCGGCGTGGGTGCCCGGCCCCGTCGACGACCTCATCACCCGAGCCCTCGCGAAGGAGCCGCGCCGGCGCTTCGCCGACGGCGGAGAACTCGCGGACGCGGCCGCGCGGGCCGCACAGTCCCCGACGCGCGGCACCCGGACGGTACGAACGGCGTCGTACGCCCCGACGGTGCGCCGCCCGGCCCCGCCGCGCACCCACCCGGGACCGGAGACGACCCGCCCCACGCGGCCCGCCACCTCGCGGCCCGCCACCACACGGCCCCGCACCGAAGTTCCGGGGACCGTCGACCGGCGCCGGAAGCGCTCCGTCGCGGTGGTCGGCGCCGTGGCGGCGGCGGCTCTCGCCCTCGGCGGAGCGTTCAGCCTGACCACGTCGGGCGACGACGGCGCCGCGAGCAGCACTGTCGTCCCGTCCGACAACCCCGGAGCGTTCCCGGTGCCGCGGACCATGGTCGATCGCCCCGTTGACGACCGCGTCGGTGCCGCGCGTCACGAGCGGCCCGCGGATGCCGCACGACGCACGACGACCACCGTTCCGAGGAGCAGCACCACCACGCCGAGCTCGACCACGACCACCACGCCGACGTCGACCACGACGACGAGTACCACGACGCCGACCAGCACCACGACGACAACGACGACCACCACGACGACGACCAGCACCTCGACGACCACTGCCACGACCTCGTCGCCCACACCGCGGGCGGACTCGCAGGTCTAGCGAGCGCCTACTGCGTGCGCCGCGCGCCGAGCACCACCGAGACGACGATCCCGACGACGAGCGCCCAGAACGCGGAGCCGACGCCGGCCACCGTCGTGCCCGAGGCGGCGACGATGAACGTGACGGCGGCCGGGACGCGAGCGGACTCGTCCGCCATGGCGCCGGCGCACGCGGCGGCGAAGGCGCCCACGAGCGCCACGCCGGCCACCGCCTGGATCACGCCCTCGGGAGCGGCCAACACCACCGCGGTGAGTCCCGTGCTCAACACGCCGAGTACCAGGTTCGCCGCCCCCGACGAGACGCCGGCGATCCATCGGCGCGCGGTGTCCGGCCCCGCGTCGGGGCCCGCCGCGAGGGCGGCACTGATCGCCGCGAGGTTGATCGCGTGCCCGCCGAAGGGCGCGCCGAGCACGCTGCCCACCCCCGTCACGGCGAGCGAGGGCCGCCACGGCACCGAGTAGCCGTAGCTCGCGAGGACCGCCGCCCCGGGGATGTTCTGCGAGGCCATGGTCACGATGTACAGCGGCAGGACCACGCCGGTGAGCGCCTGCAGCGTGATCGACGGGGTGGTCCATTCGACGTGCGGTACGAGCTCCGCCACCGCGGGCACCGCGTCGTCCCGAACGAGGGCGACCGCGATCACCACGAGCGCGGCCATGAAGGCCAGGGGAACGGCCCATCGCGGACGGAGCGCCAGCAGCGCCAGCCACACCACCAGCACGGGGGCCACCGCCCACGGATGCTTGGCGAGCGAGGCGACCGGCGCGATGCACAGCGGCAGCAGCACACCCGCCAGCATGGCCTGCGCGATCGGTGTGGGAATCCGCTGCACCCATCGCGCCAGCGCCGGCCAGAGCCCCGTGAGCACGAACAGCACGCCGCATACGACGAAGGCGCCGACCGCCGCCGGCCAGCCCCCCGCGACGGCGCCCGTGGTCGCGAGCAGCGCAGCACCGGGCGTCGACCAGGCGCTGATGATCGGCATGCGGTACCGCCAGGACAGCAGGGCGGACGCCGCGCCCATGGTCACCGTGACGGCCAGCAGGCCGGACGCGGCCTGGCCCGGCGTCGCGCCCACGGCGCGCAGCCCCGCGAGCACGACCGCGAACGCGGAGGTGTACCCGACCAGGGCGGTCACGATCCCGGCGCCGACCGGCACCATCGTTCCGTTTGCAGAACGTTCCATGAACAGAACGTAGCATGGCCCCATGCCCTCCCCCGACGTCGGCCGACGCCTCCGAGAACTGCGCGCCGAGCGCGGCCTCAGCCTGTCCGAGCTCGCACGGCGCGCCGGCGTGGGAAAGGGATCACTCTCGGAGATCGAGGCCGGCGGCCGCAATCCCACGGTCGAGACGCTGTACGCGCTGTGCGAACCGCTCGACGTACCGCTGACCGCCCTCCTCGGCGAGGCGCCGGGAGCTCATGGCATCGCCGGCGGGGGGATGCGCAGCGTCCTGCTCTCGGTCCGGCATCTACCGCACGTGACCGTCGAGGTGTTCCGGCTGGAATTCCCCGCCGGCTCCGATCACGTCTCGCCCGGTCACGGGCCGGCTGTCCGGGAACACCTCACCGTGGTCGACGGTGCGCTCACCGTCGGCCCGGTGGGCGCCGAAATCACCGTGCACCAGGATGATTCGCACTCGTGGACCAGCGACGGCCCGCACCGGTTCGCCACCACGGACGGGGCCGAGGCCGTCGTGGTCATCACGACGCCGAGCTAGAAGGCCTCGGCGCCCCGCGAGCTGACGACCATGCCGTGCCCCGTGGTCCGATGCGTGAAGGCGGTGCCGTACTCGTTCGCGACGATGAACCATCCGCGCGCCGTATAGGTCTTGTAGTCCAGCGTCTCGGGGTCGATCGCGCCGAGGTTGCCGAGCACGTACGACAGGGATCCGTCACTGGTGACGTTGACGCCGTTTGCCTCGTCACCGGACTCCGTGCGGGGCCGCGGCTGATCGAAGACGAGTTGGCACCCAGCACTGGTCGCGCTGATCTGGCAGCGCGTGCGGCCGCTGCGGGTCTGGATGAACGTGAAGCCGTTCCCGTTCTCCGGGAGGGCGATCGCGGTGGCCGCGGCGCCGGATGCGGGCGCGCTGCTCGTCGCCGGTGCCGTGGTCGTCGTGGTGGTGACCGGCGCGGGCGTCGCCGGCGCGGGCGTCGCGATGCCCGGGCCGACACCCCCGCGGATCACCGTGACGCCGGCCCCGTTGCCGGACACCGTCGCGGAACACCCCGCGAGGAGCGCGCAGCAGCCCGCCACCATCGCCGGTGCGAATCGTGCGCGCATCCGGACCTCCACATCCTCGTCACTACTGCCACAAGAGTAAACTCTCTCCCCTCCAGTTGCACGATCGGCGGGACCGGGCGGCGCGCGATCGCCTCACACTCATGCCGCGTCCGGCGTGCCACGGCGAGCGCCGGCGTACCGTCGCGATCGTGAATCTGCTGCTGCTGTCGCTCAACGCGGGCGCGCTCCCCGATTTCCTCCGCCGGCACACCGGGCGCGAACCGAGCGCCCTGCGGATCGGATTCATCGACGATGCCGGCATCCCCTACGCCGACCAGCCCTTCGGGTCGTTCGAATGGACCCAGCTCACCGACCTCGGCTTCCGGCTGACCCGGATGACCGCCGGGAAGTACCGCGACGCCGCCGATTTCGACTCGGACCTCAACACCGTCGACGCGGTGTACCTGTGCGGCGGGCACACCTTCGTCCTCCTCGGCGCGCTCCAGGCCAACGGCACCGGCGAGGTTCTCGCGACCCGGGTGCGCGCCGGCCTCCCCTACGTCGGACTCAGCGCGGGTTCGGTCGTCGCGGGGCCGAACATCGAGCCCGTCGCTCCCCTCGACGATCCCGCCGACGCGCCCGGCGTCACGGACTACACGGGACTCGGCCTCGTCGACACCGTCGTCATCCCCCACGCCGACGGTGCCCTTCCGCCGTACCCGCGGTCCATGATCGACGACGTGGTCCGCACCTACGGCGACCGATTCCCCCTGACCCGGGTCAACGACGACCAGGCGCTCCTCGTCGAGGACGGCGTCGCCAGCCTCATCCCATCGACGATCACCTAGGCGCGGACCCGCCGAGCACGTCACACGGCGCGGGTTCCCGCGGTGGCCGGGCTTTGCGAGCGTTACGATCGACCGATGACCGGCATGCTCTCCGACGTATTGCCCTCGGTCTGTAGCGCTTTCGGCATCCCCGGCGAGAATCCGCTCGGCCTGACCGTCGAGCGCGACACGGTCCTGCTGCTCATCGACGGTCTCGGCGCGGAGCTCCTGCGCCGACACGCGGACGCGGCGCCCACGCTCGCGGCGCACGTCCGCACCACCCTCAACGCCGGCTTCCCCGCGACCACCGCGAGCAGCCTCTCCAGCCTGGCACTGGGCGCGCCGTGCGCGGCGCACGGCATCGTCGGGTACAGCTTCGGCGTCCCCGACGAGCACGGCCGCCGCCTGTTCAACTCGCTGCGCTGGACCATCGACGGCGCCAGCGGACCCGACGCCCGCGAATCGCACCCGCCGCGCGAGTTGCAGCGCCGCCGCAGCCGTCTGGAGGACCTCGCCGACGCCGGGGCCGAGATCCACTACGTCGTGCCCGCCTACCAGGAGGCCTCTGGCCTGACCAGGGCCTCGTTCCGCGCCACGGGGACCCTGCACCCGGCCGCGCACCTCGACGAGGTCCGCGCGGGGATCCTCGAGGTGGCCGAGCACGACTCCGGAGCCCGGCGGTTCGCCTACGCCTACACCGGCCTGCTCGACGCCGCCGGGCACATGCACGGACCCGGGTCCGCCGAGTGGCTCGGGGTGCTCCGCGCCGTCGACGCGATGTTCGCCGACCTCCTGACGGACCTGCCCGCGACCTGCACGATGTTCGTCACCGGGGACCACGGGATGATCCAGGCCGAGTCCCTGGTCAATCTCGACGCCCTCCCGGCCCTGCATCGCGGCGTCCGCATCATCGCGGGCGAGGCCCGGGTGCGGCACGTGTACCTCGCGCGGGGGCACCACGTCGACGATGTGATGACCCGCTGGTCGGAGACGCTCGGGGCACACGCCCACGTCGTGACCCGCGAACAGGCACTCGACGAGCACTGGTTCGGCCCCACACCGCCGAACCCCGTGGTCGCACACCGCATCGGACACGTGCTCGCGGTCGCACGCGGCGGCTCGGTCCTGGTGACACCGAGCCAGGAGCCGATGGAATCCCGCATGCTCGGCCATCACGGGGCGTGGACCGTCGACGAACAGGCGATTCCCCTCGTCACCGCGCGGTGACGCGAACCGCCTCGGAGGCGGACACGGGCGAACGCGCCCCTTGTCCGATTCTTGCAGAAGTGTCACGTAGGATACCGAACAAACACGACGACAGCCCGGGGTGAAGACGCTCAGCCCTTGCACGACACCAGGGTGGTGCCCACCATCGAAACGACGAAGCCGCCGCAGGTCGCCGCACCCCCTCAGGTGCCGGCGAAGCCGAAGCGCGAGCAGACCGCCGACCTCACCCGCGTCCTCCTGTTCCTCGGTGTGGTCATCGCGCACTGCGTCACCACGATCAACTACACCCCGGACATCATCCGGCAGACCGGCCTCATCTCCGCGGCGCTGCATCTGACCCGCTACGGCTTCGTCGCGGTGACGCTCTTCGTCCTGGTACTGAGCATGCGCGGGCGCACGATGACGGCTCGCGAGTTCTGGCGCAAGCGCTTCGGGCTCATCGTGGGTCCCTACCTGGTGTGGACGCTCGTCTACTCGATCACCGACCACCTCCTGATCGCGGGCGATCCGTTCCCCTCGTTCGGCCGCTGGCTGGGCGATCTGGTGCGTACCACGTTCACGGGTGACGCCAAGTACCAGCTGTACTTCCTCCTGATCTCGATGCAGATCTACCTGTTCTTCCCCGCGCTGCAGAAGCTCGCGCACAAGCTCGAGCGCCACCCGTGGGTGGTGCTGGTCAGCGCGGGCGCGATCCAACTGGGCTTCTTCGCCTTCTACCAGTACGTGCCGCGACCGCCCGGCCAGCCGTGGGAGACGCTGTTCAACCACATGTGGAAGCTGCTCCCGATGTACGTCCTGTTCGTGGCGATGGGCATGCTCGCCGCGCAGCACTACGAGAAGGTGGGCCCGTGGCTCCGCTCGCACGCGCTGCGGCTGATCGCGGTGTGCCTCGCGGCCGGGGCCTTCAGCCTCGGCGTCTACCTGCGCGACACCGAACCCGGCATCGTCCCCGACAGCGCGACGGCCGCATGGAACCCGCTGTACCTGCCCTGGTACGTCGCGGCCACGATCCTGATCTGGCTGGCCGCGATGATGTGGGACGACCTGCGGGCGTCGGGCCGCCCCGTCGGCGAGCGCGTCGTCTCCTATGCGACGATCCGCGCGTTCGGCGTGTTCGCCGTGCACCCGCTCATGCTGGACATCCTGAGCAAGCTCGGGTTCTTCGAACTGCTCGGCACGTGGTTCCCGGCATCGGCGCTGCTGCGCACCGCGACGCTCTCGGTAGTCGTGTTGGCGATGTCGCTGCTGTTCGTCGACGTCGTGTTGCGGACCCCGGTCAGCCGGTGGATCGTGGCCCGCGAGCGCGCCTGAGCGTCAGTACCAGGTCGACGGTGCCGGCTGCGGCTTCTGCAGCCAGAGCGCGTCCGTCGGAACGGCCGCCGAACCGGTCTGCCACCTCCGGATGGCCTCGTCGCGCAGCACCTGGTCGAACTGCTCGTTGCGCATCCGCTGGTCGACGTACAACAGCGTCTGCACGCCGGCGAGGAAGGGCGCGGTCACGAGCTGTCCGATCGCGGCGCCGACAGTCGTCACGGCCAGGGCGGGAACCGTCAGTGCGGCGAGGGTGTCCTGCCCGTCGCCCCCGTCGATGATCGCACCGACGATCATGAACGGGATCGAGACGATGATCGTCACGATCCCGGTGATCAGGTAGGTCAACAACAGGATGCCGAGGACCCGCCAGAAGCCGGGCTTCTGCAACTCGTAGCCCCGCTTGAGCGCGGCGATCGGGCCGACGCCTTCGAGCACCACCGCGGGGTAGGCCAGCGTGAAGGTGGGGATGAGGGCGAGGTAGCCGGCCGCGAGGGCGAGGAGGAACAGCAGCGCCACGAGGACCGCCACGATGGGCCCGGCCTCGCCGGCCGTCGCGCCGAGCACGACGACGACGCCCGCGACGAGGGCGGCGGGCAGGAGGACGGCGAGGAACTGCAGGATGCTGAGGCCGATCAGCGGCAGGATCCGGGGTCCGAGTGCCCGCAAGGCCTGGCCCGGGCCGGTCCGGTCCCCCATCACCGAACGCGCGACGGCGACGGTGAGGACGCCCGTCAGGAAGAGGGTCACGATCCCGGAGATCAGACCGACTCCGGCGCTCGCGCCTGCGGCCATACCGAGGTCCGCGAGGACGTCGTCCGACTCGGCGTCGGGATCGACCGAGATCCGAGTCAGGGGAATCTGCGCGAGGAACGTGATCAGCTGGGTGATCACCACGAACACCGCGGTGAGACCGACCATGACGCCGGGGCTCCGGCGGATCGCCGCGATCGCACCGCCGTAGATCGCGCCCAGGTCGAGCGGGCGGAGCGGGATCACGCCCACCTTCACGTCGGGGGCGGGTGCACCCCAGCCGGGCGCGGGCCGGCCGTACCCCGGCTGTGCAAACCCCTGCTGGCCGAATCCCTGCTGGCCGAATCCCTGCTGGGCGTATCCCGGCTGCGCATATCCCTGCTGGTCGTATCCCGGATACGCCTGTCCCTGCGGATGCGCCCACGGGTCGCCGAAGGGGTACTGCGGCTGCCCGGGCTGGTGCCCGTACTGAGGGTTCCCCTGCTGCGGGTCACCGGAGGCGGGACCGCCCCATTGACCGCCGGGGCCGCTGTTGGGCTGATTGCCGGTTCCGTCGGAATTCACAGCACTCATCCTGCATTGCAAATGCACCCTTATCAACTTCGCTCCGCTGCGGCCGTCCGTACCGTGAGAACGAGTCGCCCGCGAACACGGAGCGGGTCACCGGGCCGCCGGCGCGCGGCTACGAGCACTGGGTTGCCGTTGCCGACCACATCGAACTCCCGCTGAGCGTTCGCGGCGGCCGGTCCGACCGGGGAGAGTTCCGTCCCGCGGGTCGCATGCCGTAACATGTCTCGCGCGCCGCAAGCGGCGCACGCGGGCGTAGCTCAATGGTAGAGCCCTAGTCTTCCAAACTAGCTACGCGGGTTCGATTCCCGTCGCCCGCTCAGACCGAAAGCCCCGGCTCAGGCCGGGGCTTTCGCCGTCTCCGCCGGAAGGCCACGCAACGGTTCGGCGGAGACCGAACCGTTTCCGGACCAGGCTGGCGGTATGCATCCCGCCCGGCGGCGCACCGTCGCCCTCCTCGCACTGTCCGTCGCGTTCGGCCTGATCCAGTTCGACGCGACGGTCGTCAACATCGTCCTCGCATCCATGTCCCGTGACCTGGGCGGAGGTCTCGGGCTCGCGCAGTGGGCGGTCGACGGATACGCGATTCCGTTCGCCGCGCTGATGCTCGTCGCCGGCCCCGCGGCGGACCGGTACGGCCGCCGCCGGGTCTGCGTCCTCGGCTTCGTCCTGTTCGCGCTGGCGACGGCGGCGTGCGGACTCGCGCCGGGTTGGGCCGTCCTGATCGGGGCGCGCATCGTCCAGGGGATCGCGGCGGCGATGATCCTGCCCAGCTCGCTGGCGATGATCGGCGAGCTCTACCCCGGCCC from Tsukamurella paurometabola includes the following:
- a CDS encoding benzoate/H(+) symporter BenE family transporter, which gives rise to MERSANGTMVPVGAGIVTALVGYTSAFAVVLAGLRAVGATPGQAASGLLAVTVTMGAASALLSWRYRMPIISAWSTPGAALLATTGAVAGGWPAAVGAFVVCGVLFVLTGLWPALARWVQRIPTPIAQAMLAGVLLPLCIAPVASLAKHPWAVAPVLVVWLALLALRPRWAVPLAFMAALVVIAVALVRDDAVPAVAELVPHVEWTTPSITLQALTGVVLPLYIVTMASQNIPGAAVLASYGYSVPWRPSLAVTGVGSVLGAPFGGHAINLAAISAALAAGPDAGPDTARRWIAGVSSGAANLVLGVLSTGLTAVVLAAPEGVIQAVAGVALVGAFAAACAGAMADESARVPAAVTFIVAASGTTVAGVGSAFWALVVGIVVSVVLGARRTQ
- a CDS encoding protein kinase domain-containing protein yields the protein MRCGTVLADRYELLRLIATGGMGQVWEAMDTRLDRRVAVKVLKAEFSEDQEFLARFRNEARTTAALNHPGIAGVYDYGETADQTGGAPLAYLVMELVNGEPLNAVLSRLGHLSQAQALDLLEQTGRALQVAHTAGLVHRDVKPGNILITPTGQVKITDFGIAKAVDAAPVTKTGMVMGTAQYISPEQASGEDATAASDVYSLGVVGYECLTGHPPFTAETAVALCVQHIRDEPPALPAWVPGPVDDLITRALAKEPRRRFADGGELADAAARAAQSPTRGTRTVRTASYAPTVRRPAPPRTHPGPETTRPTRPATSRPATTRPRTEVPGTVDRRRKRSVAVVGAVAAAALALGGAFSLTTSGDDGAASSTVVPSDNPGAFPVPRTMVDRPVDDRVGAARHERPADAARRTTTTVPRSSTTTPSSTTTTTPTSTTTTSTTTPTSTTTTTTTTTTTTSTSTTTATTSSPTPRADSQV
- a CDS encoding alkaline phosphatase family protein, yielding MTGMLSDVLPSVCSAFGIPGENPLGLTVERDTVLLLIDGLGAELLRRHADAAPTLAAHVRTTLNAGFPATTASSLSSLALGAPCAAHGIVGYSFGVPDEHGRRLFNSLRWTIDGASGPDARESHPPRELQRRRSRLEDLADAGAEIHYVVPAYQEASGLTRASFRATGTLHPAAHLDEVRAGILEVAEHDSGARRFAYAYTGLLDAAGHMHGPGSAEWLGVLRAVDAMFADLLTDLPATCTMFVTGDHGMIQAESLVNLDALPALHRGVRIIAGEARVRHVYLARGHHVDDVMTRWSETLGAHAHVVTREQALDEHWFGPTPPNPVVAHRIGHVLAVARGGSVLVTPSQEPMESRMLGHHGAWTVDEQAIPLVTAR
- a CDS encoding Type 1 glutamine amidotransferase-like domain-containing protein; the protein is MNLLLLSLNAGALPDFLRRHTGREPSALRIGFIDDAGIPYADQPFGSFEWTQLTDLGFRLTRMTAGKYRDAADFDSDLNTVDAVYLCGGHTFVLLGALQANGTGEVLATRVRAGLPYVGLSAGSVVAGPNIEPVAPLDDPADAPGVTDYTGLGLVDTVVIPHADGALPPYPRSMIDDVVRTYGDRFPLTRVNDDQALLVEDGVASLIPSTIT
- a CDS encoding acyltransferase, which codes for MHDTRVVPTIETTKPPQVAAPPQVPAKPKREQTADLTRVLLFLGVVIAHCVTTINYTPDIIRQTGLISAALHLTRYGFVAVTLFVLVLSMRGRTMTAREFWRKRFGLIVGPYLVWTLVYSITDHLLIAGDPFPSFGRWLGDLVRTTFTGDAKYQLYFLLISMQIYLFFPALQKLAHKLERHPWVVLVSAGAIQLGFFAFYQYVPRPPGQPWETLFNHMWKLLPMYVLFVAMGMLAAQHYEKVGPWLRSHALRLIAVCLAAGAFSLGVYLRDTEPGIVPDSATAAWNPLYLPWYVAATILIWLAAMMWDDLRASGRPVGERVVSYATIRAFGVFAVHPLMLDILSKLGFFELLGTWFPASALLRTATLSVVVLAMSLLFVDVVLRTPVSRWIVARERA
- a CDS encoding helix-turn-helix domain-containing protein; the encoded protein is MPSPDVGRRLRELRAERGLSLSELARRAGVGKGSLSEIEAGGRNPTVETLYALCEPLDVPLTALLGEAPGAHGIAGGGMRSVLLSVRHLPHVTVEVFRLEFPAGSDHVSPGHGPAVREHLTVVDGALTVGPVGAEITVHQDDSHSWTSDGPHRFATTDGAEAVVVITTPS